In Micropterus dolomieu isolate WLL.071019.BEF.003 ecotype Adirondacks linkage group LG17, ASM2129224v1, whole genome shotgun sequence, one genomic interval encodes:
- the bbc3 gene encoding bcl-2-binding component 3, which translates to MARAETIESVGEPGGGGNGSFPGHNTCRMGLPRPIEAWPSLLTTTTITTSSRTGIGAIHHNHHDLHPLQAHYVSYPLPYPHPEGQDEPQTHQQLSALSPSPAPPPSPLCNRRDRGAVAPSAFSGQQSDSAREEPLPDLLPQNEPPSWASPHHRPPRAEAVQELEVRRVADQLRAIGDEFNATVLHRAHAAPHWQDWREACRGLFNFITQTVSTLYRLT; encoded by the exons ATGGCCCGTGCAGAGACCATCGAGAGTGTCGGGGAACCCGGGGGAGGAGGGAACGGTTCTTTTCCTGGCCACAACACCTGCCGCATGGGGCTGCCTCGGCCCATCGAAGCCTGGCCCAGCCtgctcaccaccaccaccatcaccaccagctCTAGGACTGGCATCGGTGCCATCCACCATAACCACCACGATCTGCACCCATTGCAGGCTCACTATGTGTCATACCCTCTGCCTTACCCCCACCCAGAGGGGCAGGACGAGCCCCAGACTCACCAGCAGTTATCTGCGTTATCGCCATCACCAGCGCCTCCTCCTTCGCCACTCTGCAATCGGAGGGACAGAGGTGCAGTTGCACCTAGTGCCTTCTCAGGACAGCAGTCAG ACTCAGCCAGAGAGGAGCCCTTACCTGACTTGCTGCCCCAGAATGAGCCCCCATCCTGGGCTTCACCCCATCACAGACCCCCCAGGGCAGAGGCCGTGCAGGAGCTGGAGGTCAGGAGAGTGGCCGACCAGCTGAGGGCCATTGGAGATGAATTTAATGCCACAGTCCTCCACAGAGCG catGCTGCCCCTCACTGGCAGGACTGGAGAGAGGCCTGCCGAGGACTTTTCAACTTCATCACCCAGACTGTCAGCACTCTCTACAGGCTCACGTAG